The DNA region CTCTTTTCCGGCGAACTGCATTTTCAGTTTCCGGGCCTTGCCGTACAGGAGCAGCTCCAGCTCATCCTCCGCATAATCTTCCAGTTTCTTGTCGGGATCAAAATAGTTGGATTGCACGATCAGCGACCAGTCCCATCCGTCCACCTTGTAGTCGGGCAGCAGGATGGCCCCTTCGTTCAGGGACTTGGACATGTCCACCGCTTTCCCGAGATCGACGGACAGTCGGCGGCCGACACCGTTGCACTCCGGGCACATCCCCTTCGGATCGTTGAAGGAATACATGCTCGGCGGCCCCGCGGACGGTTCCCCCAAACGGGAAAACAGCAGCCGAAGCAACGGGGATATATCGGTGACGGTGCCGACCGTCGAATGCGATCCCCCTCCCGGCGGTTTCTGGTCAACGACCACCGCCATGTTCAAGTGTTCGATCGAATCGGCGTCCGGATGCGGAATCTTCGGCAAAAAACGACGCACGAACATGCTGAAATTCTCGTTCAGCAAACGCATGGATTCCGCCGCGATCGTATCAAAGACGATCGAAGATTTGCCGGAACCGGACACCCCGGTGAACACCGTGATCTTCCGTTTGGGAATGCGCAAGGAGACGTTTTTGAGGTTGTTCTCCCTCGCTCCCTTGATGACGATGTATTCCCGGGATTCATGCATGCCCCACACCTCCCGATCAGTTCTTTCCGCGTTCATTTGTCATGACCCGCGGTTGTCCCGAAACAAACTTGTTCCGGGATGGGCGAAAACGAACCGACTCCCTCTTCCCAGCGCTTGACGATCAGGCTGACATTGTGCCCGCCGAATCCGAAGGAATTGCTCATCACAAATTCACATTCGCGGCGCCGGGCACGCCCCGGCACAAAATCGAGTTCAAATCCCTCATCGGGTTCTTCCAGATTGATGGTCGGCGGAATCCAACCCGTGCGAAGGGTTTGGACGGATGCCACCAGTTCCACGGCTCCGGCCGCCCCCAGCAAATGGCCGGTCATCGATTTGATCGAACTCACGGGCACCTTGGGCGCCCACTCGCCGAACACCTGACGAATCGCTTCCGCTTCCATCCGGTCATTGAGCGGTGTGCCGGTTCCGTGGGCGTTCACATAGCCGATGTCCTCCGGTTGCAAACCCGCATCCCGGAGAGCCAGGGTCATCGACCGGACCGCGCCGGCCCCGTCCGCGCGGGGGGCCGTCACATGGTGAGCATCGGTGGACGTTCCGTATCCGACCAGTTCCGCCAAAATGGGCACTCCACGCTTCAGGGCATGTTCCAACTCCTCCAGGACGAGAACGCCGGCTCCCTCTCCGGCGACAAATCCGTCCCTGCTCCGGTCGAACGGCCGGCTGGCCTTTCCCGGTTCATCGTTTCGGCGGGACAACGCGCGGATCCGGCTGAAGGCCGCCAAACCAAGCGGAGTGACGGGAGCTTCCGACCCGCCTGCCAGCATCACGTCGGCCTCCCCGTATCGGATCATTCGCATCGCTTCCCCGATGCAGCTGGCTCCGGTGGCGCACGCCGTCACCACCGCGGCGGAAGGTCCGTACGCCCCGACGGCGATGGCGATCTCTCCGCACGCCATGTTCACCAGCATGGCCGGTGCCAGATACGGACTGAGCCGGGAGGGACCCGATGTCAGCACCCGCTCGTGCTCTGCCTGAATCATGGACAACCCCCCGCTGCCGGATCCCACCATCACCCCGATCCGGTTCCGGTCGATCCGGGGATCATCCAGCCGGGCGCTTTCGGCAGCCATCCGGGCGGCGGCCACCGCAAACCGGGTGAACAGATCCATCCGACGGATCTCTTTCCGGTCCAGATAATCCTCCGCGCGAAAATCATCGATCTCCGCCGCGATGGTCGTGGGATACCCCGTGGGATCAAAGCGTGTGATCGGTCCCACTCCGCTTCTTCCTTCCAGCAATCGGGAGAAAAAGATCTCGGGAGTGTTGCCGACCGGCGTCAATACGCCCATCCCTGTAATGACCACTCTTCGTCTCACCGGATTCATGTCCCCTTCCTCACATGATCCGGCTTAGTTTGCAAAGAAACAGGAAAAATTATGCAAAAACCCCCGGCCGAATGGTTGCCGGGGGCCTGTCCGTACGGACGACGAAACCGTCCGTCGTCACTCGATTTTGGTCACCTTGAACTTGATCACGACACCGTCCGGAGTGGTGACGTGGATGAGATCGCCGACGCGTTTGCCGATCAGCTCGGCACCGATCGGGGATTCGTTGGAAATCTTGAATTCGGACGGATTGGATTCCGCGCTGCCGACGATGGTGTAGGTCTCCTCGTCTCCTTCCTCTCCGTCCTCAAACAGTTCACGGATGGTCACCGTGGAACCGACATTCACCACATCCTTGTCCAAGTGTTCCGAAGAGATGATTTTCGCATTTCGGATCATGTTTTCAAGATGAATGATTCTGGATTCGATGAATGCCTGCTCTTCTTTCGCAGCATCGTACTCGGAGTTTTCGCTCAAATCGCCCTGGGCGATCGCATCTTTCAACCGTTGAGCCACTTCATGCCGCTTGTGCGTCTTCAGGTGCTCCAATTCCTGTTTGACTTTTTCAAGCCCCTCTTCCGTGAGCAGTACTTCTTTCTTCGTTTGCGACATTCACAACCGCCTCCCTTGATATCCGAACAAGCTATTGAGCGGGCAAGTCACCGTCATCGTCCGGCCGGGATGCCATTTCCCCTGCAACTCATATGCTGAAACAAGCCCTTTTATGACAAATGTCGGTCAATCGGTCAACATGGTGTTCCCGTCCATCCGGAAACACCCTTCCGAGAATAGGCAAAAGCATCGAATGCAAGCGGTTTCTTCGCCCATGACCGGGCCGTCCGTGGCCGTCTTTTCGGACACTGGTGATTATCTTAGCACATTTCCCACGATTGTCCAAGGAGTGGAGGGCCGGAAATTCCGTCTCGAT from Staphylospora marina includes:
- the fabF gene encoding beta-ketoacyl-ACP synthase II, which codes for MRRRVVITGMGVLTPVGNTPEIFFSRLLEGRSGVGPITRFDPTGYPTTIAAEIDDFRAEDYLDRKEIRRMDLFTRFAVAAARMAAESARLDDPRIDRNRIGVMVGSGSGGLSMIQAEHERVLTSGPSRLSPYLAPAMLVNMACGEIAIAVGAYGPSAAVVTACATGASCIGEAMRMIRYGEADVMLAGGSEAPVTPLGLAAFSRIRALSRRNDEPGKASRPFDRSRDGFVAGEGAGVLVLEELEHALKRGVPILAELVGYGTSTDAHHVTAPRADGAGAVRSMTLALRDAGLQPEDIGYVNAHGTGTPLNDRMEAEAIRQVFGEWAPKVPVSSIKSMTGHLLGAAGAVELVASVQTLRTGWIPPTINLEEPDEGFELDFVPGRARRRECEFVMSNSFGFGGHNVSLIVKRWEEGVGSFSPIPEQVCFGTTAGHDK
- the greA gene encoding transcription elongation factor GreA, with the protein product MSQTKKEVLLTEEGLEKVKQELEHLKTHKRHEVAQRLKDAIAQGDLSENSEYDAAKEEQAFIESRIIHLENMIRNAKIISSEHLDKDVVNVGSTVTIRELFEDGEEGDEETYTIVGSAESNPSEFKISNESPIGAELIGKRVGDLIHVTTPDGVVIKFKVTKIE